In a genomic window of Trichoderma atroviride chromosome 4, complete sequence:
- a CDS encoding uncharacterized protein (BUSCO:EOG092D3LLM) has protein sequence MVRHKKDFAGRGKKFGGRGGGPARQPRHHDDEGTEGSLGRPAFKAACWDLGHCDPKRCSGKKLMKLGMMRELHLGQRHGGVIITPNGKKVISPADRELMDHFGAAVVECSWARTKEVQWNKVGGKCERLLPYLVAANTVNYGKPWRLNCVEALAAAFAICGHLDWAEQILAPFSYGPSFLEINSTLLKKYAACADEAGVKRTEEEWMERLEQEYAESREEGEDDMWTRGNTNRLAPVDSDEDDEDEEEDSDEQDNSEEEGSIDGIYLGKKPPNKKDQTQQQEDDEDEDKDPYALSDDSDDDAAMEEIRRKVLASKTFTNPNPNTEEKQKPASIPRPQQSRFKADLDIEPDSDNENSNDSDNSGEEDGGEGEGEDDEFDNIIAATPITDRIGLDKLKKERARAAITTKTFSSNVVSAPSRW, from the coding sequence ATGGTGCGACACAAGAAAGACTTTGCCGGCAGAGGCAAGAAATTCGGCGGCCGTGGCGGCGGTCCAGCTCGTCAACCCCGCCATCACGACGACGAAGGCACCGAGGGCTCGCTTGGTCGCCCTGCCTTCAAGGCCGCCTGCTGGGATCTGGGCCACTGCGACCCCAAGCGATGCTCCGGCAAGAAGCTCATGAAGCTGGGCATGATGCGCGAGCTGCACCTCGGCCAACGCCACGGCGGCGTCATCATCACGCCCAACGGCAAGAAGGTCATTTCGCCGGCCGACCGCGAGCTCATGGACCACTTTGGCGCCGCCGTGGTGGAATGCTCGTGGGCACGAACCAAGGAGGTGCAATGGAACAAGGTCGGGGGCAAGTGCGAGCGATTGCTGCCGTatctcgtcgccgccaacACAGTCAACTACGGAAAGCCGTGGAGGCTGAACTGCGTCGAGGCATTGGCCGCGGCGTTTGCTATATGCGGACATCTAGACTGGGCGGAGCAGATTTTGGCGCCGTTTTCGTACGGGCCGTCGTTTTTGGAGATCAACTCGACGTTGCTGAAGAAGTATGCGGCCTGCGCGGATGAAGCTGGCGTCAAGAGGACGGAGGAGGAGTGGATGGAGAGGCTGGAGCAGGAGTATGCGGAGAGCAGAGAGGAGGGCGAAGACGATATGTGGACCAGAGGAAACACCAACAGATTAGCGCCAGTGGActctgatgaagacgacgaagacgaagaagaggactcGGACGAGCAAGACAATTCGGAAGAGGAGGGAAGCATCGATGGCATATATCTAGGCAAAAAGCCACCAAACAAGAAAGACCAAacacaacaacaagaagacgacgaagacgaagataAAGACCCATACGCCCTCTCagacgacagcgacgacgacgccgcaATGGAAGAAATCCGCCGCAAAGTCCTCGCCTCCAAAACCTTCACCAACCCAAACCCAAACACCGAGGAAAAACAGAAACCCGCATCAATACCCCGTCCGCAGCAGTCGAGGTTCAAGGCAGATTTGGATATCGAACCAGACTCTGACAATGAGAACAGCAATGACAGCGATAACAGCGGCGAAGAGGATGGCGgtgagggcgagggcgaggacgatgagTTTGACAACATTATTGCTGCGACGCCTATTACCGATCGGATAGGGCTGGATaagttgaagaaggagagggcgagggcggcgatTACGACGAAGACGTTTTCGTCGAATGTGGTTTCTGCGCCAAGTAGATGGTAG